In the genome of Streptomyces globosus, one region contains:
- a CDS encoding fatty acid--CoA ligase family protein, which yields MDRRAGSTDRGHTHGSTAYGAAARGGGTPAPGPRPADAPADEGVRGDLRWGTIAGLVRDAAARHADREAVADGRTRLTYRALGERVERAAAAAIAAGIRPGDRVAVWAPNTPDWITCALGAVCAGAVLVPLNTRFKGAEAAYVLDRSRARLLFVTGTFLGTSYVASLRRAAAERPDRPDRPDRPGPACPACPPAAAPARGPLPGLPHLEQVVVLADDAPQDFRTWKDFLASGDTVPAAEVRRRADAIRPDAPSDIVFTSGTTGSPKGAVTTHAQSLRCYELWSELAGLRAGDRYLIVNPFFHTFGYKAGILACLMRGATMVPQPVSDTGTVLANIAAERISVLPGPPTLHQSLLDHPHRDRHDLSALRLVVTGAAVVPLRLVERLRGELRIATVLTAYGLSEAAGIVTMCRRGDPDDVVANTSGRAVPGTEVRIAGPDGRPLPAGRPGEVLVRGHQVMQGYFEDPEETARALTPDGWLRTGDVGVLDDAGNLRITDRIKDMFIVGGFNAYPAEIEQLLALHPDIADVAVVGVPDARLGEVGKAYAVRRPGSTLTADDLIAWSRREMANYKVPRTVEFLAELPRNASGKVLKRALRTARPGA from the coding sequence ATGGACCGGCGCGCAGGCAGCACCGACCGCGGGCACACACACGGCAGCACGGCGTACGGGGCTGCGGCGCGGGGCGGCGGTACGCCCGCCCCCGGGCCCCGGCCCGCCGACGCCCCCGCCGACGAAGGCGTCCGCGGCGACCTCCGCTGGGGCACCATCGCCGGGCTCGTCCGCGACGCCGCCGCCCGCCACGCCGACCGCGAGGCCGTCGCCGACGGCCGTACCCGCCTCACCTACCGGGCCCTCGGCGAGCGCGTCGAGCGCGCCGCGGCCGCCGCCATCGCCGCCGGGATCCGCCCCGGCGACCGCGTCGCCGTCTGGGCGCCCAACACCCCCGACTGGATCACCTGCGCCCTCGGCGCCGTCTGCGCGGGCGCTGTCCTCGTCCCCCTGAACACCCGGTTCAAGGGCGCCGAGGCCGCGTACGTCCTCGACCGCAGCCGGGCCAGGCTCCTCTTCGTCACCGGCACCTTCCTCGGCACCTCCTACGTGGCCTCCCTGCGCCGCGCCGCCGCCGAACGCCCCGACCGCCCCGACCGCCCCGACCGCCCCGGCCCCGCCTGCCCCGCCTGCCCGCCGGCGGCGGCCCCCGCCCGCGGCCCCCTGCCCGGGCTCCCGCACCTCGAACAGGTCGTCGTCCTCGCCGACGACGCCCCGCAGGACTTCCGCACCTGGAAGGACTTCCTCGCCTCCGGCGACACCGTCCCCGCCGCCGAGGTCCGCCGCCGCGCCGACGCCATCCGCCCCGACGCCCCCTCCGACATCGTCTTCACCTCCGGCACCACCGGAAGCCCGAAGGGCGCCGTCACCACCCACGCCCAGTCCCTGCGCTGCTACGAGCTGTGGAGCGAGCTCGCCGGACTCCGCGCCGGCGACCGCTACCTGATCGTCAACCCGTTCTTCCACACCTTCGGCTACAAGGCCGGCATCCTCGCCTGCCTCATGCGCGGCGCCACGATGGTCCCCCAGCCCGTCTCCGACACCGGGACCGTCCTCGCCAACATCGCCGCCGAACGCATCTCCGTCCTCCCCGGCCCGCCCACCCTCCACCAGTCCCTCCTCGACCACCCCCACCGCGACCGGCACGACCTGTCCGCGCTGCGCCTCGTCGTCACCGGCGCCGCCGTCGTCCCCCTCCGCCTCGTCGAACGGCTCCGCGGCGAACTCCGCATCGCCACCGTCCTCACCGCCTACGGGCTCTCCGAGGCCGCCGGCATCGTCACCATGTGCCGCCGCGGCGACCCCGACGACGTCGTCGCCAACACCTCCGGGCGCGCCGTCCCCGGCACCGAGGTCCGCATCGCCGGCCCCGACGGCCGCCCCCTGCCCGCCGGCCGGCCCGGCGAGGTCCTCGTCCGCGGCCACCAGGTCATGCAGGGCTACTTCGAGGACCCGGAGGAGACCGCCCGCGCCCTCACCCCCGACGGCTGGCTGCGCACCGGAGACGTCGGCGTCCTGGACGACGCCGGGAACCTGCGCATCACCGACCGGATCAAGGACATGTTCATCGTCGGCGGCTTCAACGCCTACCCCGCCGAGATCGAGCAGCTCCTCGCCCTCCACCCCGACATCGCGGACGTCGCCGTCGTCGGCGTCCCCGACGCGCGCCTCGGCGAGGTCGGCAAGGCGTACGCGGTCCGCAGGCCCGGCTCGACGCTCACCGCCGACGACCTGATCGCCTGGTCGCGCCGGGAGATGGCCAACTACAAGGTGCCGCGGACCGTGGAGTTCCTCGCCGAACTCCCGCGCAACGCAAGCGGCAAGGTCCTCAAACGCGCCCTGCG
- a CDS encoding lipid-transfer protein codes for MAATLKDATAIVGIGQTPFARRLPQSEKELACRAILAALDDAGIAPGEVDAFASYTMEETDEVEVAKAIGAGDATFFSRVGYGGGGSCATIGHLAAAIATGQASVGVAWRSRKRGSGPRPWTNTAVQLPTPGQWTRPFGLLRPADEIAMLARRYMHEYGATRDHLFNVAMACRNRANENPAAIMYERPLTREMYMTSRMVSEPLCLFDNCLETDGALACVVVSAARARDCRHRPVHVHAAAQGLPSQHHGMVNYWNDDPLSGPAWTAARHLWKRADFGPQDVDTAQIYDAFTPLVPLSLEGYGFCGRGEGGAFTEGGALETGGRLPINTGGGGLSEAYVHGFNLITEGVKQLRGTSTAQVPDARTCLVTAGEGVPTSAILLRA; via the coding sequence ATGGCGGCAACCCTCAAGGACGCTACGGCGATCGTCGGCATCGGCCAGACGCCCTTCGCCAGACGCCTCCCCCAGTCCGAGAAGGAGCTGGCCTGCCGGGCGATCCTCGCCGCCCTCGACGACGCGGGCATCGCGCCCGGCGAGGTCGACGCGTTCGCGTCCTACACCATGGAGGAGACCGACGAGGTCGAGGTCGCCAAGGCCATCGGCGCCGGCGACGCCACCTTCTTCTCCAGGGTCGGCTACGGCGGCGGCGGCTCCTGCGCCACCATCGGCCACCTCGCCGCCGCCATCGCCACCGGCCAGGCGAGCGTCGGTGTGGCCTGGCGTTCCCGCAAGCGCGGCTCCGGCCCCCGCCCCTGGACCAACACGGCCGTGCAACTCCCCACGCCCGGCCAGTGGACGCGCCCCTTCGGGCTGCTGCGCCCCGCCGACGAGATCGCCATGCTGGCCCGCCGCTACATGCACGAGTACGGCGCCACCCGCGACCACCTCTTCAACGTGGCCATGGCCTGCCGCAACCGGGCCAACGAGAACCCCGCCGCGATCATGTACGAGCGGCCGCTGACCCGCGAGATGTACATGACCTCCCGCATGGTCAGCGAGCCGCTGTGCCTCTTCGACAACTGCCTGGAGACCGACGGCGCCCTCGCCTGCGTCGTCGTCTCCGCCGCCCGCGCCCGCGACTGCCGCCACCGGCCCGTCCACGTCCACGCCGCCGCGCAGGGCCTGCCCTCCCAGCACCACGGCATGGTCAACTACTGGAACGACGACCCCCTGTCCGGCCCCGCCTGGACGGCCGCCCGCCACCTGTGGAAACGGGCCGACTTCGGCCCGCAGGACGTCGACACCGCCCAGATCTACGACGCCTTCACCCCGCTCGTCCCCCTCTCCCTGGAGGGCTACGGCTTCTGCGGGCGCGGCGAGGGCGGCGCCTTCACCGAGGGCGGCGCCCTGGAGACGGGCGGCCGGCTCCCGATCAACACGGGCGGCGGCGGCCTGTCGGAGGCGTACGTGCACGGCTTCAACCTGATCACCGAGGGCGTCAAGCAGCTCCGCGGCACCTCCACCGCCCAGGTGCCGGACGCCCGGACCTGCCTGGTGACCGCGGGCGAGGGCGTCCCCACGTCCGCGATCCTGCTGCGCGCCTGA
- a CDS encoding Zn-ribbon domain-containing OB-fold protein, with translation MTATPTAPTPADALLAPVPDEDGAPFWEYAARGELRVQACTACGRLRFPPRPCCPHCRSFDSHWQPVDGRGRIWSYVRPHPPLLPAYAAHAPYTVVLVELADAPGIRLVGNLVASADAPLGSADPAAVRIGARVRAVFADCGGVTVPRWVPEKP, from the coding sequence ATGACCGCCACCCCGACCGCCCCCACCCCCGCGGACGCCCTGCTCGCGCCCGTCCCCGACGAGGACGGCGCCCCGTTCTGGGAGTACGCCGCCCGCGGCGAGCTCCGCGTGCAGGCCTGCACCGCCTGCGGCCGGCTGCGCTTCCCGCCGCGCCCCTGCTGCCCGCACTGCCGCTCCTTCGACTCCCACTGGCAGCCCGTCGACGGCCGCGGGCGGATCTGGTCGTACGTGCGCCCGCACCCGCCGCTGCTGCCCGCGTACGCCGCCCACGCCCCCTACACCGTCGTCCTCGTCGAGCTCGCCGACGCACCCGGCATCCGGCTCGTGGGCAACCTCGTCGCCTCGGCGGACGCCCCGCTCGGCTCGGCCGACCCGGCCGCCGTGCGCATCGGCGCCCGGGTCCGGGCCGTCTTCGCCGACTGCGGCGGCGTCACCGTGCCGCGCTGGGTGCCGGAGAAGCCGTGA
- a CDS encoding enoyl-CoA hydratase/isomerase family protein, whose protein sequence is MTLRVERDAAAGVAVVTLDRPHRHNAIDLATAAALGALWRELRRDDGVRAVVLTGAGSTAFCTGLDRGADIPQPGSPYSLDDPLLAVGPKACDLWKPVVAAVNGMACGGAFYLLGESEFLIAADTAEFFDPHTSYGMVSAYEAVYMAQRMPFGEAARLALMGTAERLSARRAYEIGLVSELAAPAELRAAALRTARTLASFPPEAVQGTVRALWSAKQAVLQQALAQAPALIALGSLPPERQAALFAGRRAAPEPRVR, encoded by the coding sequence GTGACACTGCGGGTGGAGCGGGACGCGGCCGCCGGGGTCGCCGTCGTCACCCTGGACCGGCCGCACCGGCACAACGCGATCGACCTCGCGACCGCCGCCGCCCTGGGCGCGCTGTGGCGGGAGCTCCGCCGCGACGACGGGGTGCGGGCGGTGGTGCTGACGGGGGCGGGCAGCACCGCGTTCTGCACGGGCCTCGACCGCGGCGCCGACATCCCCCAGCCGGGATCGCCGTACTCGCTGGACGACCCGCTGCTCGCGGTCGGCCCGAAGGCGTGCGACCTGTGGAAGCCGGTCGTCGCCGCCGTCAACGGCATGGCCTGCGGCGGGGCGTTCTACCTGCTGGGCGAGTCGGAGTTCCTGATCGCGGCGGACACGGCGGAGTTCTTCGACCCGCACACCTCCTACGGGATGGTCAGCGCGTACGAGGCCGTGTACATGGCGCAGCGGATGCCGTTCGGGGAGGCCGCCCGGCTGGCGCTGATGGGGACGGCGGAGCGGCTGTCGGCGCGGCGGGCGTACGAGATCGGGCTGGTGTCGGAGCTGGCCGCGCCCGCGGAGCTGCGGGCGGCGGCGCTGCGAACGGCGCGGACGCTGGCGTCGTTCCCGCCGGAGGCCGTGCAGGGCACCGTACGGGCCCTGTGGTCGGCGAAACAGGCCGTGCTGCAGCAGGCGCTGGCACAGGCCCCCGCGCTGATCGCGCTGGGCAGCCTGCCGCCGGAGCGGCAGGCCGCCCTGTTCGCGGGGCGGCGGGCGGCGCCGGAGCCGCGGGTGCGGTGA